The Cyprinus carpio isolate SPL01 chromosome A19, ASM1834038v1, whole genome shotgun sequence genome has a segment encoding these proteins:
- the LOC109111720 gene encoding uncharacterized protein LOC109111720, protein MHTRPYADQGGRRLCEDYEGKCLGGGQFSGGKINRFNDLRIHPGASEYQKEQMQGRRNVDYEERNPAMNPMSMHGRSFNEEKRGTVRETHSRTWDKANEVPGYPPMFQPRDPRAYSQEATPAKKKKKSRFSDATAEEIALAHTRHSNKSSPKEKPRRPPFKTNPLSFNKQFVDSGSTSHLNPKHENVLDILSDIKIENMDEARFLKEKLCTVLKEFQENKSRSVVGHTSQPVSDHRGVKQTDQGRDAYKDPRDDPDGMHLEKRGFQDARRYEDSSRSFQESRQYGDDPRMFREVRQIGDDPRGLRETRRYEDDYKES, encoded by the exons ATGCATACTAGGCCATATGCAGACCAGGGTGGACGGAGACTTTGTGAAGACTATGAAGGAAAATGTCTTGGTGGAGGACAGTTCTCAGGAGGTAAAATAAACCGATTTAATGACCTCCGAATCCACCCTGGAGCATCAGAATATCAGAAAGAGCAAATGCAAGGTAGGCGGAATGTAGATTATGAAGAGAGAAATCCTGCCATGAATCCCATGTCAATGCATGGAAGAAGCTTTAATGAGGAGAAAAGGGGGACTGTCAGAGAAACACACAGTAGGACTTGGGACAAAGCTAATGAGGTACCAGGTTACCCCCCTATGTTTCAACCCAGAGATCCAAGAGCATATTCACAAGAAGCGACTCcagctaaaaagaaaaagaagagtaGATTCTCTGATGCAACCGCAGAGGAAATAGCACTCGCACATACGAG ACATTCAAATAAATCGTCCCCCAAAGAGAAACCAAGAAGACCACCGTTTAAAACAAATCCTTTG tcttttaataaacaatttgtgGATTCTGGAAGTACATCCCATCTTAatccaaaacatgaaaatgttcTGGACATACTT AGTGACATCAAGATTGAAAATATGGACGAAGCCAGATTTCTTAAAGAAAAGCTGTGCACCGTTTTGAAAGAGTTCCAAGAAAACAAATCCAGAAGTGTTGTG GGCCATACGTCACAACCTGTCAGTGATCACAGAGGAGTAAAGCAGACAGACCAGGGCAGAGATGCATATAAAGACCCAAGGGATGATCCAGATGGCATGCATTTAGAAAAGAGAGGTTTCCAAGATGCCAGACGATATGAAGACAGTTCCAGAAGTTTCCAAGAATCCAGACAATATGGAGATGACCCTAGAATGTTTAGAGAGGTCCGACAAATTGGGGATGACCCCAGAGGTCTTAGAGAGACCAGACGTTATGAAGATGATTACAAGGAGTCATAA